The DNA segment TGCTGCACGGTAAACCAGTCACGGAACTGCTGCAGCGTCAGCGTTTGCGGCCACAGGCTTTCGTCGAACCACTCCCCCAGCATGAATTCGAACAAGCCGCGCCAGCGCTGTTCCACCCATTGCAGCGCTTCCGACGTGGTCGAGACATCGTCCGGCACCAGGAACACACTCTGGTCCTCGCGCACATGCTCAAGGGTCAGCGTGGCTACCGGGTCGATATCCACGGCCATGATCCATTCGAAGAAAGGCTGCTGCGGCACCAATACGACGAGCGAGCGATTGAGGGTAAAGCGGGGATGATCGGTCATGGCAGGGGCTCGTTCGCTGAAACGGCCCATTGTAGCGGTTGGCCGTGCCCGCATGCGATTCATCGGTGGGGCGGCGGCCCGGCATTGCCAGGCCGCCGCCCGCCGCGCATCAGCGCGCCTAGATGATGGGCCGCCCGCGCCTGGCGGGATCGGCGCCAAATGTGTCCCGCGCCGGCAAGGCGGCGGATGGCGGGGGCGGCGCTGGTGTGGGAACCCGGTTGGGGAACAACATGTCCTTGAGCCCCAGGAAGCGTTTTTCGATCAGGTGCCAGCTCAGCAAGGCCGCCGCGATGGAGGCGCACAGGCACGCCGCCGAAAAGCCAAGCTGCCACGGGATCTGGCTGCCGAACAGCAGGCGTGGCTCGCCGAACGCCTTGACCGCCGCCACGCGGATGATGGGGTGGAACACGTAAAGCGCGTAGCTGTACTTGCCCAGGAACACCAGGTACCGGTTGCTGAACACGGCGTGCCGGTCCGTGGCGCAGGCCGCGTAGACCAGGCCCACCGCCACCACGGCAACCACCGAGAAGCCCACGGTATAGATCAGCGGGCTGGACTCCAGCCGGGAACCCATGGCCGCCAGCCCGCCCGCCAGCACCAGCAGCGCCAACGGCGCCGCCTTCACCAGCCAGGGCTTGAAGTGCAATCCGCGCCGGACCGCCATCGCCAGCAGCGCGCCCGCCTCCAGGTCATCCAGCCGGGCCAGCGTGAACACCGAAATGGCGTCCGCGCTATAGCCTTGCAAGACCATGCCGACGCGCACCGCCAGCGTTCCCGCCAGCACTACCAGGCAGAGCCGGCGCATGGCGGCCAGCGGCAGCAGCAGCACCAGCAAGGGCCACACGGCGTAGAACTGCTCCTCGATGGCAAGCGACCACAAATGCCCCGCGCCCGCCCCGAAGAACGTGCCGGTCAGCGCCTGCTTGAGGTTGGACAGATACAGCACGAACCACGGCCAGCTGGCCTGCACCGCCTCCAGCTTGGCCTGCTCAATGGCGCCGACGCGGTGCGAGATCAGCGGGAACAGCAGCAGAAACAGGACGGCCAGGTAGAAGTAGTACAGCGGAAAGATGCGCAGCACGCGGCGCCCGTAGAACGCGCGCAGGTAGTTGGGCGCGCCCTTGGTGCGCAGCAGGATGCCCGTGATCAGGAATCCCGACAGCGCAAAGAAGATATCCACGCCAATCCACCCCGTCATCGACAACTGGTAGAACAAGCGGTCGAGCGGCAGGTCCGACACCAGGCTCACATGGGCAAAGTGATACAGCATGACAATCAGGACCGCCAGGCCCCGCACACCGTCGAGCGCGCAAACGTGTGTACCGTCTCGGTTCATGTTTACTCCCTGCCTGCGATGGCCACGCCCGGCGCGGGCGAGCCCACCGGGCTGCCGTGGTGCAATGTCAAAAGGTACCGCGCGGCCTGGCCTGCGTTGGTGTGGCAGCCAACACAGGCCGACCCACGGGCCGGCGTGTCGCAACGCCCGCTTACAAGGCCTGCTGCGGCAAGTCCTGGAGCGGTTCGGCCTCGACGCTGCGCGCAGGCGCGCCGCCCTCCTCGCTCACCGTCTCCAGGGCTGTTGCCCGCGCTCGCTTGCCAAGCCAGCTTCTGAGCCGCAGGAAAGGCGCCTCGACCAGCAAGTAGCTCAGCGTCGCGGCTGCCAGTGCCTCCAGGATGCAAAAGGGAAAGCGCAGCGCCAGCGGCGACGCCGTGCTGGTAAACAGCTGCTGCCAGACGTACAAGCTGAACGAGATCGTGCCCACGAACACAAAGGCCTTGCTCCTGAGCAGCCGCGATATCCACAACTCGGGCCGCTCCACCACGGCGAGGATCAGCAGGCCCGCCGCCGCCGCCAGCGCCACCGGGCCATAGGTCGCCGTCCAGATGCCGCCGGCCAGGGTGCCGATGACCGGCAGGCCAAGCAGCAGTACCAGGATCAGCGCCGGCAGCGCAAACGCGCCGGCAAAGCGTGCGTTCAGTTGCGCCTTCAGCCGCTCGCGGTCCAGCGCGATATAGCATCCCATCAGCACCGGGTCCACGCCCGTGTGCAGCATCAACCCCAGTTGCCCGCGCAACGAAGGCGTCGTGAAATAGCAGAGCACCCGCACCAGCGGCATCAGCATGATCACCAGCACCAGCCAGCGCGGATCCTTGCCGCGCAGCAGCAGCAACAGCACCGGCGGCCACAGCCAGTAGAACTGCTCGTCCAGCGCCAGCGTCCAGAAATGGCCGAGCAGCCACGCGCCGGCGGGATGCGCCATGTTGACGTTGCCCAGCCCGAGCATCTCGGAGTAATTCCAGAGGTGCGCGGCCGCAAACAGGAGCTGCCGCGCGTCCACATCGATCAGCCCGACAATGCCGAACAGGCCCATCGCGATCAGGTAGACATAGAAAGCCGGCCAGATGCGCAGCGCGCGGCGGCCGTAGAAACGCATCAGCTTGATGGAGCCGCAGGCCCGCCACTCGGCCTGCAGCAGCTCCGTAATCAGGAAGCCGCTCAGCACGAACGAGATAAACACGCCGACGCCGCCGTTCGCGAAATACCGCAGCGGCGCCAGCAATCCCGTGTACCCCCCCTTGGCCATGTGCTCCGCATGGCTGATGACCACCAGCATGACCGCGACGCTGCGAAGCCCGGTCAGCTCTAGAACGCGACGGCTCATCTGTCTCACCCCCTCAAGGTGTCGGGGGAGGCGCGGTACTTTGCCATGCCTCCCTCGCTTGCCGCCGCGCCACGACGCTCTGCGGCGTCGCGGTGGCCGCGCGCGGCGCGCGCAACCGGTGGGCATGCGGGATGAAATCTAGCCCGCCCCGCGGGCGCGCTCTGTGCGCCGGCATACCAAGAGCGTGCTAACGTGGAGAAACGACAAACGCGCGGCTACCGGTTCGCCGGCAAGGAGGCAGGCGCCATGGGATTCAAGGTCGGAATGGCGCTGGCGGCGGAGGGCCTGCTCTTTGCGGCCCTGCTGTTCGGCGCGGCGGGCACGCTGGCCTGGCCCGCCGCCTGGGCTTATCTCATCGTGTTTTTTGGCGGTGGCTATTGGCTCACGCAACGCCTCGCGCGGCATGATCCCGCACTGCTTGCTGAGCGCATGAAGATGCCGCTGCAACGCGGCCAGCCGTTCTGGGACAAGATCCTGCTGCCGTTCGTGCTCGTGGCGTGGATCGCCTGGATGGTGCTGATGGGCCTGGATGCGGTGCGCTTTCACTGGTCCGCGATGCCGTTGTGGCTGCAGTGCCTGGGCGCGGTGCTGGTGGTGCTGTCATTTCTCCTGATCGACCGCGTGATTCACGAAAACACCTTCCTCGCGGCCGTGGTCAGGATCCAGGCCGAGCGCGGGCACCGGGTGGTGTCCAGCGGCCCCTACGCCGTGGTTCGCCACCCGCTCTACGCCACCATGCTGGTGTTCCTGCCGGCCAATGCGCTGATGCTCGGCTCCTGGTACGGCGTGGCCGCATCGCTGGTGCTCATTGGCGGCATCGTGTTTCGCACGGCAATGGAAGACCGCGAGCTGCAGCGCGGCCTCAAGGGCTACGCGGCCTATGCGGCCCGGGTGCGATACCGGCTGGTCCCGTTCGTCTGGTAGTTCGTCAGGCGTCAGGCAGGCAACCGGTCCTTGCTGCGGTCTTTGTTGCTGATCGCAGGGGATTGCCGACGATCAGCGCATCGCAGCCTCAGTGAATCTGCATCCCGCGCATGGCGTGGATGCGATCGTGGTGCCACTGTATGCCCTCGTACTGGCGCTGCACCACCGCGCGGATCTCGGGCGGCATGTCCTTCGTCAGTGCCGACTGGTACTCGCGCTTTGCCGTTTCCTCATCGCGCTCGCACAGCTGCAGCACCGCATCGTCGTTGTGCGGCGCGATCACGTGCAGCACTTCCATCCAGCCGCGATGCAGCGTGCCGCCCATGCTGCCGCGATCCCGGGGCTCCGCGCCCAGCGATGTCACCAGTGCCTGCAACTCCATCACCGAGGCACGGCACGACTCCGCCGTCCCCGTGAGGATCGCGCGTATCTCAGGGTTATGCACCTCGCGGGCGCCGGTCGTGCAGCTGAGCTCGCCGTCCTTGCCGACCTCGATCAGGTGGTTCAGGGTGCCGACGATTTGTCCTTGCGCGTTGGTCATGATGATCTCCTTGCCGGTCTTGCATGGACAGGAACCCGTGCGAATTCTCGTGCGAATTCTCGTGTGAACCCCCGCGTACATCCGCGGCACGCTACACGCCTGGCGTCGATGCCGCTGCGGGATTCAGGCCCCTGCTTCCTGTGCTTGCCTTGCCTGGTTGGCTTGCCGCGCGGCACTTCTGCGATTGGCTCGCGCGCTGGCAGCCGCGTGGACCAGCGCCGGGCGAAATGGGGGTGGGATTTCAGTATAGGAGGGTGTGCGGACTCATAGGGGCGAGGGCTGACCGGTTTGTGCGGCGCAGCTTGCCGGAATCAATCCGCATGCGCTTGCCTGCACTTTGCGCTAGCCAAGCCACAAAAAAACCGCAAAATCTGCAAACCGGCCGCCGGTAGATTGCACGCCATGGAGACCACATGAAACCCGAGACCCGAATCCAGTACGCCCAACGCATGGAACCCGTCCTGCGCTGGCTGGCAAGCCACCCCGATGCGGACCCGGAGTTGTACCAGCTGGCCGACCTGGCCTGCCTGTCGCCGTACCACTTCCATCGCGTCTATCGCGCCATGATGGGAGAAACGGTGAACGCCACGGTACAACGTCGGTCCTGCAAAATTGGCTTGAGCTGCAAAAGAGGTGATAAAGGGCGGCACCGGCAGTTTCAGTCCCGCAGCTTCGGCAGGGCGAGCTGGCCGACGGGCACAACGGTTCGGCCAAGCAAGCGCAGCAGCAGGAAAACAAAAAATACCGCCGACAGTCCCAGGCGGACGATGGCCCGCAGCAGCCAGCGCAGATTGAAGCCAGCAGCACAAAGGATCGGATGCAGTGCGTCACCAGCTTCGCCCTTGAGCCAGTTGCGCCGTAGTCCGTGATCCGCCTTGACGTGCCCGATAACGGGTTCGACAGCCTGGCGCCGCTTGAGCATTCTGCGCTGGACTTGGTTCATCGTCTTGATTCGCCCGCGATGCACGATCTTCACCGGAGCCACCTCGGCATCCACGCCGCGATATCCCAGATCGACGATAGCCGTGTTGGGTTTCGGGGCGCCGGGCAGCTCCTGCAGCAGGATGGTGGTCTGCTCGAGCTGGGCATGCAGTGTGTGGCCGTCGTAGGGATTGCCGGGGAAGCTGCGTGCACCGACGATCAGGCCTTGGCTCGCAGTAACTGCCAGGCTGACCTTGACGCCGAACTCATACGGCTGGCGCGCCTTGCCCTTCGAGATGCACTCGACTTCCGGGGCGTGCAAGGCATAGAGCTTGTTCTTGTCCTTCGGACGTTGCCGACAGATTCGCCACGCCCGCTCGATCCATGGCTGCATCGTGGCTTGCATGGCGTCCGATGTCCCGGACAACTTGCGCTCGATATCCCGCAGGATCCGGCCGAGAATGGTGCGCTGGCGTTTGAGCACTCGACGCAGTCGCTTGAACTGTTTGGCGTGCGCGTATCCGCCCGCACTGCGGCGCAGCTTCTTGCCCTCGCGCTCGAAAGTCTGCTTGAGGTTCAGGCCTGCACGCTTGGCCAGGCGGACCAGTTTGGCACGCGCCACATCCAGCAATCGACTGTCGGTCGGATAGGCGATGGCCTTCTCCTGGACCGTGGTGTCGACGATCACACACTCGAACTCAGCCGGCTTGATCGCGCCCATCTGCACGGCAGCGGCAATCGTGGTCGCCAGCAACTCCTCGACGCCGGCCTCGCCCAATGCCTGCCGGAAGCGCACCAGATTGGTCGGGTCACATGGCAGACGGGGCTCGAAGTATTCCTGGCCGCTGAAATATTGGTAGTAGACGTCTTGCGCCCACCGCTCGCACACCGACTCGTCACTCTCGTTGTATGCATGCTTGAGGTACAGCAGTGCGACCATCAGACGGATCGGCAACCGCGGCCGACCCGCGGCACTGATACCGGCACCCGCCACCGCCAGGGTCGGGCCGAACAGATCCTCGCCCACCTCCAACTGTCCGTCTCGCGCCTGGCGTGCGAACACTGGCGCCAACGTCGCCTCGATCTGCGGCCACGGCATACGCATGGCCAGAACCGCCAGCGGATGGCGCAGGTCGATCATGGCGTCAAGGCGGCTACGGAAAAAGTCGGGCGTGCTCATCGGCAAGTCGAAAACTCCCAGAAAGGGGATCAGATTCATATTCCTTCTGGGAGTTCTCCATCACCCCAATTCTCGCCATGGCCTTGCCACGCTTGGCTTCGTAACATTCTGCAGGACGGACTACAACGCCTGCGCATGCACCGTGCGGCGATCGCGCTGGCGGGTACCGAAGTTTCATTGCGTGATGTGGCGCTGCGCGCCGGCTACGAGTCGGACGCGGCATTCAACCGGGCATTTGGCGCGGCCTTCGGCATCCCGCCGGGGCGGTATCGCGCAGCCCGCTCCGGTCCCTTCAACCCTCAGGAGCTAGGCATGTATCCCATCACGATCGAAACCTTTCCCGGCACCGTGCTGGCCACGCTGCCCCATCGTGGCAGCTATCAGGAAATCGGCCCGGTGTTCACCCGCGTCTTCATGCTGGCGGCCAGCCGGGGCCTTGCCAGCCCGGACGCCACCGGCTTTGGCGTGTACTTCAGCGATCCCGAGCAGGTGCCGGCAGCGCAATTGCGCTCGCTGGCCGGCATGCCGGTGGCGCCGGATGCCGACCTGGGCGAGGAACTGGAGCGATTCGACATCCCGGCGGGCCGCTGCGCGATACTGACTTACACAGGCCCCTACAACGAGATGGGCAAGGCGTACAACTGGATGTTCTCGGAATGGCTGCCGAACAGCGGGGTCGTGCCGGCGGACTTTCCCATGTTCGAGCAATACGTGAACGATCCTCGCACCACGCCGCCCGCGCAGTTGCAAACGCGGATCTGCATGCCGGTGAAATAGGGCTGACGCGCACCGCTCAGGCACGCCTGTTTCCGCGCGCTGACATTCCCCCCGCGCCGACGCTAAGTCGTCGCGCGCGGGATCTGGAGGGCGTGCGGCCCACGGTGCATGCCGGTGCGGCGGGGTCTTGCGCCGCAGTCTTGTGTCCGCCGCTTCTTACTGCGCCGGTTGGATCAAGCGAATCTGGTT comes from the Cupriavidus basilensis genome and includes:
- a CDS encoding acyltransferase family protein; this translates as MNRDGTHVCALDGVRGLAVLIVMLYHFAHVSLVSDLPLDRLFYQLSMTGWIGVDIFFALSGFLITGILLRTKGAPNYLRAFYGRRVLRIFPLYYFYLAVLFLLLFPLISHRVGAIEQAKLEAVQASWPWFVLYLSNLKQALTGTFFGAGAGHLWSLAIEEQFYAVWPLLVLLLPLAAMRRLCLVVLAGTLAVRVGMVLQGYSADAISVFTLARLDDLEAGALLAMAVRRGLHFKPWLVKAAPLALLVLAGGLAAMGSRLESSPLIYTVGFSVVAVVAVGLVYAACATDRHAVFSNRYLVFLGKYSYALYVFHPIIRVAAVKAFGEPRLLFGSQIPWQLGFSAACLCASIAAALLSWHLIEKRFLGLKDMLFPNRVPTPAPPPPSAALPARDTFGADPARRGRPII
- a CDS encoding acyltransferase family protein: MSRRVLELTGLRSVAVMLVVISHAEHMAKGGYTGLLAPLRYFANGGVGVFISFVLSGFLITELLQAEWRACGSIKLMRFYGRRALRIWPAFYVYLIAMGLFGIVGLIDVDARQLLFAAAHLWNYSEMLGLGNVNMAHPAGAWLLGHFWTLALDEQFYWLWPPVLLLLLRGKDPRWLVLVIMLMPLVRVLCYFTTPSLRGQLGLMLHTGVDPVLMGCYIALDRERLKAQLNARFAGAFALPALILVLLLGLPVIGTLAGGIWTATYGPVALAAAAGLLILAVVERPELWISRLLRSKAFVFVGTISFSLYVWQQLFTSTASPLALRFPFCILEALAAATLSYLLVEAPFLRLRSWLGKRARATALETVSEEGGAPARSVEAEPLQDLPQQAL
- a CDS encoding methyltransferase family protein, which encodes MGFKVGMALAAEGLLFAALLFGAAGTLAWPAAWAYLIVFFGGGYWLTQRLARHDPALLAERMKMPLQRGQPFWDKILLPFVLVAWIAWMVLMGLDAVRFHWSAMPLWLQCLGAVLVVLSFLLIDRVIHENTFLAAVVRIQAERGHRVVSSGPYAVVRHPLYATMLVFLPANALMLGSWYGVAASLVLIGGIVFRTAMEDRELQRGLKGYAAYAARVRYRLVPFVW
- a CDS encoding PA2169 family four-helix-bundle protein, whose protein sequence is MTNAQGQIVGTLNHLIEVGKDGELSCTTGAREVHNPEIRAILTGTAESCRASVMELQALVTSLGAEPRDRGSMGGTLHRGWMEVLHVIAPHNDDAVLQLCERDEETAKREYQSALTKDMPPEIRAVVQRQYEGIQWHHDRIHAMRGMQIH
- a CDS encoding IS5 family transposase produces the protein MSTPDFFRSRLDAMIDLRHPLAVLAMRMPWPQIEATLAPVFARQARDGQLEVGEDLFGPTLAVAGAGISAAGRPRLPIRLMVALLYLKHAYNESDESVCERWAQDVYYQYFSGQEYFEPRLPCDPTNLVRFRQALGEAGVEELLATTIAAAVQMGAIKPAEFECVIVDTTVQEKAIAYPTDSRLLDVARAKLVRLAKRAGLNLKQTFEREGKKLRRSAGGYAHAKQFKRLRRVLKRQRTILGRILRDIERKLSGTSDAMQATMQPWIERAWRICRQRPKDKNKLYALHAPEVECISKGKARQPYEFGVKVSLAVTASQGLIVGARSFPGNPYDGHTLHAQLEQTTILLQELPGAPKPNTAIVDLGYRGVDAEVAPVKIVHRGRIKTMNQVQRRMLKRRQAVEPVIGHVKADHGLRRNWLKGEAGDALHPILCAAGFNLRWLLRAIVRLGLSAVFFVFLLLRLLGRTVVPVGQLALPKLRD